One Ostrea edulis chromosome 2, xbOstEdul1.1, whole genome shotgun sequence genomic region harbors:
- the LOC125680767 gene encoding tripartite motif-containing protein 3-like, with amino-acid sequence MVSREPSNIELNVDLDNCGICLGEFKKPKILPCFHTFCMGCLKSYVDKTERSGRFTCPLCLIETDLPPGGVEHFQTNFYIKAEQAKTLALLNSRCDVCDVDIPSKAEKRCLECDQNLCMNCSKTHLKMTSSKEHHLMTVNFPEKPLTPSVIAKVFCDKHKTEELTFYCRVCDLPICMRCKVTTHENHSTNDLSDVASETRQFLSSKLSDAKSYLPSLHEQLNEINQYEDHLTQSKKKIVKAIGERASDLHSRIDKISSSMMNDIEAEFRVEMSRVDSQRLALGNAGKALSSQFHAANQVVNFGSDAEIARNKQMLSNRLEKLTKKSEDRIITKLDLAFSPSSTLEENIEDLFGSLSTDRPPVDDIKVKEVSVFQVDDTFKVVSSICPKGDGEAWITSGWKPEIHLFNVHGTKLKTQNAGRNIDTIVLNKDGSMIVSCSDQRQILKGRNGLDFSVIATVAMHPRGVTVNSSGEVFLCAGQSLAFQDYKDGHRNKVLRYSMDGSLIGEFRDPSSEFLYPLRVVCNITGDVVVSDCQKRRVTIHRQDGHIKFSYTGTETANLRSPFEPRGVACDSRGYIYVTDNANDAVHLLDHTGKFVRLLFTAKDEIYGPYSVAMDSKNNLWIGCRDATVKVFQCTHF; translated from the exons ATGGTGAGCAGAGAACCCAGTAACATCGAGCTAAATGTCGACCTTGACAACTGCGGCATCTGTCTGGGCGAGTTTAAAAAACCCAAGATATTGCCTTGCTTCCATACATTCTGCATGGGTTGTCTGAAGTCGTACGTGGACAAAACTGAACGTAGTGGACGATTTACTTGCCCTCTGTGTTTGATTGAGACTGACCTACCTCCAGGAGGCGTCGAACATTTCCAGACCAATTTTTATATAAAAGCCGAACAAGCAAAAACCCTTGCCTTGCTGAACTCGAGATGTGACGTCTGCGATGTCGATATTCCAAGCAAGGCCGAAAAGAGATGTCTAGAATGCGACCAAAATCTATGTATGAATTGCAGCAAAACACACTTGAAAATGACGTCATCAAAAGAACACCATCTGATGACTGTCAACTTCCCAGAAAAGCCACTCACACCATCAGTCATTGCCAAAGTCTTCTGCGACAAACACAAAACCGAGGAACTTACGTTTTATTGCAGAGTCTGTGATCTTCCAATATGCATGAGATGTAAAGTTACAACTCATGAAAACCACTCAACTAATGATCTCTCTGATGTTGCATCCGAAACAAGACAATTTTTGAGCTCTAAATTGTCTGACGCCAAAAGCTATCTTCCATCTCTGCATGAACAGCTGAACGAAATTAACCAATACGAAGACCATCTGACGCAATCgaagaaaaaaattgtgaaagcCATTGGTGAGAGAGCATCGGACCTGCATTCAAGAATCGACAAAATATCCAGTTCGATGATGAATGACATTGAAGCAGAATTCCGAGTCGAAATGTCAAGAGTGGACTCTCAAAGACTAGCGCTTGGAAATGCCGGAAAAGCACTGTCCTCCCAGTTCCATGCTGCAAACCAAGTTGTTAATTTCGGGTCAGATGCAGAGATTGCAAGAAATAAACAGATGCTCTCTAACCGTCTTGAAAAGCTTACCAAAAAATCAGAGGACCGCATCATCACAAAACTGGATCTTGCCTTTTCCCCAAGTAGCACTCTGGAAGAAAATATAGAAGACTTATTTGGAAGTTTGTCCACCGATAGACCGCCAGTGGATGACATAAAA GTGAAGGAAGTATCTGTCTTTCAAGTGGACGACACCTTCAAAGTAGTAAGTTCCATCTGTCCAAAAGGAGATGGAGAGGCATGGATAACTTCTGGTTGGAAGCCCGAAATCCACCTCTTCAACGTTCACGGAACTAAACTGAAAACTCAGAATGCAGGACGAAACATCGACACGATTGTACTGAACAAAGATGGATCCATGATAGTTTCCTGTAGCGACCAGCGCCAGATTCTCAAAGGGAGGAATGGTCTCGATTTCTCCGTAATAGCTACCGTTGCCATGCATCCTCGAGGTGTCACAGTCAACAGCAGTGGCGAGGTTTTCCTTTGCGCTGGACAGTCTCTGGCTTTCCAGGACTACAAAGATGGGCACAGGAACAAAGTCCTTCGCTACTCCATGGACGGTAGTCTTATTGGCGAATTCCGCGATCCTTCCAGTGAATTCCTCTACCCTCTCAGAGTAGTGTGTAACATCACCGGTGACGTAGTCGTTTCCGACTGCCAAAAACGCCGAGTCACCATTCATCGTCAGGACGGTCATATAAAATTTTCCTACACAGGAACGGAAACAGCCAACTTACGAAGTCCCTTTGAACCAAGAGGTGTCGCCTGCGATTCCCGCGGTTACATTTACGTTACCGACAATGCCAATGACGCCGTACATCTTCTGGATCATACGGGAAAATTCGTTCGTCTACTTTTTACGGCAAAGGATGAAATATATGGCCCATACTCTGTTGCCATGGATTCCAAAAATAATTTGTGGATTGGATGTCGAGACGCAACTGTTAAGGTTTTCCAATGCACCCATTTTTga
- the LOC125681208 gene encoding E3 ubiquitin-protein ligase TRIM71-like gives MASSTFVRETTERCGICTKGFKEPRMLPCFDSFCYDCLAIYIDENKQNGIFQCPLCSERISIPTNGIKGFEPNFHLTASQLVSTVFQRPNCEICEDIQPAVNRCVECEQNLCEKCSKIHLKIKSTHNHHLACMTDPEGRVYLTSKAFCSKHQHEEMSFYCIDCNMATCIRCRLTSHNGHNTSDLSDVATQTRDRLMDLINHAEVSLASLKEQQNEFSAYKLEVKRVKFDTTNSIMHQSENIHKLVDKVCQKLVTFVEEEVYMEDAHVDKQLVKMDKTIASYQSRLRVASQIVECGSDTEIVHTDEALTTRLKNITLRSNPMVRPNKLDVGYIPSILAEEDLEGLFGILTSRVESPRYISLLEVISFRVDDADDIINSICPIQNGEAWVTYGWTSTLYKVNRAGERIKSFSLGSDIDFITKDKLGNIYVSCRNEKCIRKLNAEMNITETVKLDHGFPRGITITPIGQLVVCCPQSKTYFDYVTSHVNTVSVLSYDGDKVTVFGGNGDMFLYPIRVAINDSGDFIVADNLSHSVIIFNSAGKINAIYCGQQGSTDDFTTRPSCTPSEDLSTLSNVDNSRSGNIMTPRHSHVIRTATSESKEPGLGSQRSKSSPIRPFDPRGITCDSVGHVIVTDYTNNSIHLLDHAGRFLQLLLTETDGIFAPTSVAIDDDGFLWIGGGNATIKVYSYIKSS, from the coding sequence ATGGCGTCCTCCACTTTTGTTAGAGAAACAACGGAGCGGTGTGGAATCTGCACCAAAGGTTTCAAAGAACCAAGGATGCTGCCATGCTTTGATAGTTTTTGTTATGATTGTTTAGCAATATATATTGacgaaaacaaacaaaatggaaTATTTCAGTGTCCACTCTGCAGTGAGCGGATATCTATACCCACAAATGGTATTAAAGGCTTTGAGCCCAACTTCCACCTGACGGCAAGCCAATTAGTCTCAACTGTGTTTCAGAGGCCCAACTGCGAAATATGTGAAGATATTCAACCTGCTGTTAACCGTTGCGTTGAATGTGAACAAAATCTGTGTGAAAAATGTagcaaaattcatttaaaaatcaaatcgACTCATAATCATCATCTGGCATGTATGACCGACCCTGAAGGTAGGGTTTATCTGACGTCGAAGGCATTTTGCTCAAAACATCAACACGAAGAAATGAGTTTCTACTGCATTGATTGCAATATGGCCACATGTATTCGTTGTCGGTTGACGTCACACAATGGTCATAATACATCCGATCTTTCCGATGTCGCAACACAAACACGAGATAGATTGATGGACCTCATAAATCATGCCGAAGTAAGTTTAGCCAGCTTAAAGGAACAACAGAATGAATTTTCCGCTTATAAGTTAGAAGTGAAAAGGGTAAAGTTTGACACCACTAACAGCATAATGCACCAATCTGAAAATATTCACAAGCTTGTTGATAAAGTGTGTCAAAAACTTGTAACATTTGTAGAGGAAGAGGTTTATATGGAGGATGCACATGTTGACAAGCAGTTGGTGAAAATGGACAAAACCATCGCTTCGTACCAATCGCGTCTGAGAGTTGCCAGTCAGATCGTCGAATGTGGATCAGACACTGAAATTGTGCACACAGATGAAGCACTAACGACTCGTCTGAAGAATATTACATTGCGATCCAACCCCATGGTTCGTCCAAACAAATTGGACGTTGGGTATATTCCAAGTATTCTAGCTGAAGAAGATTTGGAGGGATTGTTTGGAATATTGACAAGTCGTGTTGAAAGTCCAAGATACATATCTCTATTGGAGGTTATTTCCTTTCGCGTGGACGATGCAGATGATATTATCAACTCCATTTGTCCAATCCAAAATGGAGAGGCTTGGGTGACGTATGGTTGGACTTCGACCTTATACAAGGTTAATAGGGCAGGGGAGAGAATCAAATCCTTCTCTCTTGGGAGTGATATAGACTTTATCACAAAAGACAAGTTAGGGAATATTTATGTTAGTTGCCGAAATGAGAAATGCATACGAAAGCTGAACGCTGAAATGAATATTACAGAAACTGTAAAGCTGGATCATGGCTTTCCGCGAGGAATTACAATAACTCCAATAGGTCAACTTGTTGTGTGCTGCCCCCAGTCGAAAACCTATTTTGACTACGTCACCTCTCACGTTAACACTGTTTCTGTTCTATCATACGACGGCGACAAGGTCACAGTATTTGGGGGAAATGGAGACATGTTTCTGTATCCAATACGCGTTGCAATTAATGACAGTGGGGATTTTATTGTCGCTGACAATTTGAGCCATAGTGTGATCATATTCAATAGCGCTGGAAAAATAAACGCTATCTATTGCGGTCAGCAAGGATCTACAGATGATTTCACCACACGGCCTAGCTGTACGCCAAGCGAAGACCTTTCAACACTGTCTAACGTCGATAATTCCAGATCCGGGAACATCATGACACCACGACATAGCCACGTGATAAGAACTGCTACATCTGAAAGCAAAGAACCTGGACTTGGATCACAGAGATCAAAATCATCTCCGATACGCCCTTTTGATCCACGTGGCATAACATGTGACAGTGTTGGTCATGTGATTGTTACCGATTATACCAATAATTCTATTCATTTGCTAGATCACGCGGGTCGTTTTCTTCAACTATTGCTTACAGAAACGGATGGGATTTTTGCACCCACGTCAGTCGCTATTGACGATGATGGATTTTTGTGGATAGGGGGTGGGAATGCTACTATAAAAGTTTACAGTTATATAAAATCATCGTAA